In one Carassius carassius chromosome 12, fCarCar2.1, whole genome shotgun sequence genomic region, the following are encoded:
- the LOC132154211 gene encoding uncharacterized protein LOC132154211 isoform X1, whose protein sequence is MGVLAKEGISLLSHTTEKSLIFQKMRETFQHRQELIKDPGSSVEILSTFPRFLDTKGLVGQDFTLLFDTETSSRLLQKRDTFFRPNVIKDTKQFTSTAEMSQFLLSAECPEGSDLHETRGLKSPKISPCDAAERLVIFHKFSHAAVWRSPSTTSSISIPTSLLLDARKARLSASTSSWISISSHARQTAPLEHLMNFSRHILCSICPMMVHCELLHIPADNSV, encoded by the exons ATGGGAGTGCTTGCAAAAGAGGGCATTTCTTTGCTCAGCCATACCACAGAGAAGTCCCTAATATTCCAAAAGATGAGAGAGACCTTTCAGCATCGCCAAGAGCTTATTAAAGATCCAGGCTCTAGTGTTGAAATCCTCTCCACCTTCCCAAGATTCCTAGATACAAAAGGCCTG GTTGGTCAAGACTTCACTCTCCTGTTTGACACTGAGACATCCTCCAGGCTGCTTCAGAAGAGGGACACATTCTTCAGGCCAAATGTCATTAAAGACACCAAGCAATTTACTTCAACAGCAGAGATGAGTCAGTTTTTGCTCTCAGCAGAATGTCCTGAAGGAAGTGACCTTCATGAGACAA GAGGACTGAAGTCTCCAAAAATCAGTCCATGTGATGCTGCTGAAAGACTTGTAATCTTTCATAAG TTTAGTCATGCTGCAGTTTGGAGGAGCCCCTCAACAACATCCAGCATCAGCATCCCTACCTCCTTGCTGTTGGACGCCAGAAAAGCAAGACTGAGTGCTTCTACATCATCTTGGATAAGCATCTCATCCCATGCCAGGCAAACCGCTCCCTTGGAGCATTTGATGAACTTTTCAAGGCACATTTTGTGTTCAATTTGTCCTATGATGGTGCATTGTGAACTTTTACACATTCCTGCAGACAACAGTGTATAA
- the LOC132154211 gene encoding uncharacterized protein LOC132154211 isoform X2, giving the protein MGVLAKEGISLLSHTTEKSLIFQKMRETFQHRQELIKDPGSSVEILSTFPRFLDTKGLVGQDFTLLFDTETSSRLLQKRDTFFRPNVIKDTKQFTSTAEMSQFLLSAECPEGSDLHETRGLKSPKISPCDAAERLVIFHKSCCSLEEPLNNIQHQHPYLLAVGRQKSKTECFYIILDKHLIPCQANRSLGAFDELFKAHFVFNLSYDGAL; this is encoded by the exons ATGGGAGTGCTTGCAAAAGAGGGCATTTCTTTGCTCAGCCATACCACAGAGAAGTCCCTAATATTCCAAAAGATGAGAGAGACCTTTCAGCATCGCCAAGAGCTTATTAAAGATCCAGGCTCTAGTGTTGAAATCCTCTCCACCTTCCCAAGATTCCTAGATACAAAAGGCCTG GTTGGTCAAGACTTCACTCTCCTGTTTGACACTGAGACATCCTCCAGGCTGCTTCAGAAGAGGGACACATTCTTCAGGCCAAATGTCATTAAAGACACCAAGCAATTTACTTCAACAGCAGAGATGAGTCAGTTTTTGCTCTCAGCAGAATGTCCTGAAGGAAGTGACCTTCATGAGACAA GAGGACTGAAGTCTCCAAAAATCAGTCCATGTGATGCTGCTGAAAGACTTGTAATCTTTCATAAG TCATGCTGCAGTTTGGAGGAGCCCCTCAACAACATCCAGCATCAGCATCCCTACCTCCTTGCTGTTGGACGCCAGAAAAGCAAGACTGAGTGCTTCTACATCATCTTGGATAAGCATCTCATCCCATGCCAGGCAAACCGCTCCCTTGGAGCATTTGATGAACTTTTCAAGGCACATTTTGTGTTCAATTTGTCCTATGATGGTGCATTGTGA